From Halotia branconii CENA392, the proteins below share one genomic window:
- the gltX gene encoding glutamate--tRNA ligase has product MTVRVRIAPSPTGNLHIGTARTAVFNWLFARHHGGTFIVRVEDTDLERSRPEYTENILTGLRWLGLNWDEGPFFQSQRLDLYRAAVEKLLEQKLAYRCYTTSEELEVLRETQKAKGEAPRYDNRHRNLTPEEEAAYQAAGRSFVIRFKIADDREIVWNDLVRGSMSWQGGDLGGDMVIARASEDGIGQPLYNFVVVVDDIDMQITHVIRGEDHIANTAKQILLYEALGAKIPDFAHTPLILNMEGRKLSKRDGVTSISEFQQMGFTAEGLVNYMTLLGWSPPDSTQEIFTLETAAKEFTFERVNKAGAKFDWAKLDWLNSQYLHNMPTDKLTDLLIPYWQAAGYQFDKGRERPWLEELVTLISQSLTRLVDAVAMSQLFFTETVEFSEEASQQLKQEGSSVVLQAILTALENQPQLSEAIAQDIIKQVVKEQKVKKGLAMRSLRAALTGDVHGPDLIQSWLLLNQINLDNLRLTKAITLSGGD; this is encoded by the coding sequence GTGACTGTTAGAGTCCGTATTGCACCTAGCCCGACTGGGAATTTACATATTGGTACAGCTAGAACTGCTGTATTTAACTGGTTATTTGCCCGCCACCACGGCGGGACATTTATTGTGCGAGTTGAAGACACAGACCTAGAGCGATCGCGTCCTGAATATACTGAAAATATCCTCACAGGTTTACGCTGGCTAGGCTTGAATTGGGATGAAGGGCCATTTTTCCAATCTCAACGCCTAGATTTATATCGAGCAGCCGTCGAAAAACTCTTAGAGCAAAAATTAGCTTATCGTTGTTACACTACTTCTGAAGAATTAGAAGTACTGCGAGAAACTCAAAAAGCCAAAGGGGAAGCTCCTCGCTACGATAACCGTCACCGTAACCTGACCCCAGAAGAAGAAGCAGCTTATCAAGCCGCAGGTCGTAGTTTCGTAATTCGCTTCAAAATTGCCGATGACCGAGAAATCGTCTGGAATGATTTAGTGCGGGGTAGTATGAGTTGGCAAGGCGGTGATTTGGGTGGTGATATGGTCATCGCTCGCGCCTCAGAAGATGGTATTGGTCAACCGCTATACAACTTTGTGGTTGTAGTGGATGACATAGATATGCAAATCACCCATGTTATCCGGGGAGAAGACCACATAGCCAATACTGCCAAGCAAATTTTGTTATATGAAGCTTTAGGAGCAAAAATACCAGATTTTGCTCATACACCGTTGATTTTGAATATGGAGGGACGCAAACTTTCTAAGCGGGATGGAGTCACTTCCATTTCTGAGTTTCAGCAAATGGGCTTTACTGCTGAAGGTTTGGTAAATTATATGACTTTACTGGGTTGGTCGCCTCCAGACTCCACTCAAGAAATATTTACTTTAGAAACAGCAGCAAAAGAGTTTACTTTTGAGCGTGTTAATAAAGCAGGGGCAAAATTTGACTGGGCAAAGCTGGATTGGTTAAATAGTCAGTATCTCCACAACATGCCGACGGATAAACTGACAGATTTACTTATACCTTATTGGCAGGCAGCTGGATATCAATTTGACAAAGGGCGAGAACGTCCTTGGTTAGAAGAGTTAGTAACTTTAATTAGCCAGAGTTTGACTCGTTTAGTAGATGCTGTAGCGATGAGCCAACTGTTTTTCACTGAGACAGTGGAATTTAGTGAAGAAGCTAGCCAACAACTAAAACAGGAAGGTTCTAGTGTTGTTCTGCAAGCAATTCTCACGGCTTTAGAAAATCAACCGCAACTATCAGAAGCGATCGCACAAGATATAATTAAGCAAGTGGTAAAAGAGCAAAAAGTTAAAAAGGGCTTAGCGATGCGATCGCTTAGAGCCGCTTTAACGGGAGATGTTCACGGCCCAGACCTCATCCAATCTTGGTTACTCCTCAATCAAATTAATTTAGACAACTTGCGTTTGACTAAAGCAATCACACTTAGCGGCGGGGATTGA
- a CDS encoding hybrid sensor histidine kinase/response regulator produces the protein MTASYLVKILLIEDNLAEARLLQEFLKQAQSKEFTLVHVKRLQEALQEIRKDTYDVILLDLTLPDSQGLSSLPPLMINAPSIPIVVLTNTNDEELAIEAVRQGAQDYLVKRQVNTDVLVRSVHYAIERKQVLETLRTVNQSLQSRVDERTAELVKANELNQFKSEFVSMLSHDIRNPLNTILLAAGLLQNNDDKLTKEKKHTHLQMIRSAIKNMAQMLDEVSLIGRADSGKLSCQFSPLNLEAFCRQLVEEAQLNVKEKHLTLVFASFGELTEAVWDESLLRHILGNLLGNAIKYSLPGGQVQFQLIAQEHSVIFQIQDWGIGIPQNDQKQLFQPFHRAENVGTTPGTGLGLAIVKKCVDAYGGKITVNSEVSFGTTFTVTLPLIKS, from the coding sequence ATGACTGCGAGCTACTTAGTAAAAATCTTGTTAATTGAGGACAATCTGGCTGAAGCTAGGCTGTTGCAAGAGTTTCTGAAGCAAGCCCAGTCCAAAGAGTTTACACTGGTTCATGTCAAAAGATTACAAGAAGCTCTTCAAGAAATACGTAAAGATACTTATGATGTAATTCTGTTAGATCTTACTCTGCCTGACAGTCAAGGATTGTCATCTTTGCCTCCTTTGATGATTAATGCTCCCAGCATCCCCATTGTTGTACTTACAAATACCAACGATGAAGAACTGGCAATTGAAGCAGTTCGACAGGGGGCGCAAGATTATCTAGTAAAACGACAGGTGAATACAGATGTTTTAGTTCGTTCTGTACATTATGCAATTGAACGTAAGCAAGTTTTAGAAACATTACGCACTGTTAATCAGTCATTACAAAGCCGAGTTGATGAACGAACTGCGGAACTGGTAAAAGCCAATGAACTTAACCAATTTAAATCGGAATTTGTTTCGATGCTCTCTCATGACATCCGCAATCCTTTAAATACTATTCTCTTGGCTGCTGGGTTGCTACAAAACAACGACGATAAATTAACTAAAGAGAAAAAACATACTCATTTACAGATGATTCGTTCGGCAATCAAAAATATGGCACAAATGTTAGATGAGGTGTCACTGATTGGTAGAGCTGATTCAGGTAAACTTTCGTGTCAATTTAGTCCCTTAAACTTAGAAGCATTCTGCCGTCAATTGGTTGAAGAAGCTCAACTCAATGTTAAAGAGAAGCATCTTACTTTAGTTTTCGCTAGTTTTGGAGAACTAACCGAGGCTGTATGGGACGAAAGTTTGTTGCGTCACATATTAGGTAATTTACTCGGCAATGCGATTAAGTATTCATTACCTGGCGGTCAAGTTCAGTTTCAGCTAATTGCTCAAGAACACTCAGTCATATTTCAGATTCAAGATTGGGGCATTGGCATTCCTCAAAACGACCAAAAACAACTCTTTCAGCCTTTCCATCGGGCAGAAAACGTCGGTACAACCCCAGGCACTGGCTTGGGATTAGCAATAGTCAAAAAGTGTGTTGATGCATACGGAGGTAAGATTACAGTTAATAGTGAAGTTAGCTTCGGTACAACATTTACTGTCACACTACCTTTGATCAAAAGTTAA
- a CDS encoding serine/threonine protein kinase: protein MNQSAFVSPHKKELLANRYQLKQLIGRGGMGEVFLAEDILLGGTPVAIKFLSQTFVNPKIQKDFAREARTSAALSQKSLHIVRAYDYGVSAEGKPFYVMEYLNGRSLKDLIPIPLPRFLTLARQICLGLQCAHQGINIDGKIYPLVHRDIKPANILVVPDQILGQLVKILDFGIAKFLNYAVTASTNKGFNGTLPYSSPEQLEGEELDSRSDIYSLGVMMFEMLTGVKPWKPETDLFGAWYKAHHFEVPKAIAEVNPQLQLPQQINDLIMSCLAKAPSDRPQSMTAILQVLNSLEKPSYAILPNSLSSKTAPNIPLGSELLLAIEKKCGQFVWPRNKPIQEIVFPQLIDTPQGNIAALWLMLPKQEIQKRVLSKRHNQFIFITSPYPMLLWVTLLYNRELEPRWLPCYLDMQNPQNHQLVSSLAENERYPLICFTLETPNSCTNVISSYVDPTQRQMLKVWVEQSKQLPPSSQLQLSKQLLKQQYQQMQSRILRHLASIPDRTLQGIGEAVRSWGLPK, encoded by the coding sequence GTGAATCAAAGTGCATTTGTGTCACCACACAAAAAAGAATTGCTAGCTAATCGTTATCAACTTAAGCAGTTGATTGGGAGGGGTGGCATGGGTGAAGTTTTTTTAGCAGAGGATATTTTATTAGGAGGTACACCAGTTGCGATAAAATTTCTTTCCCAAACTTTTGTCAACCCCAAAATACAAAAAGATTTTGCCCGTGAAGCACGTACTAGTGCAGCTTTGAGTCAAAAAAGCCTACATATTGTGCGAGCGTATGATTACGGTGTAAGCGCAGAAGGTAAACCATTCTATGTAATGGAATATCTCAACGGCAGGAGTTTAAAAGATTTAATTCCCATACCTTTGCCTAGGTTTCTAACTCTCGCACGCCAGATTTGTTTAGGTTTGCAGTGCGCCCACCAAGGTATTAATATTGATGGCAAAATTTATCCTTTAGTTCATCGAGATATTAAACCAGCTAATATATTAGTTGTTCCTGATCAAATATTAGGTCAATTAGTCAAAATTCTTGATTTTGGGATTGCTAAATTTCTCAATTATGCAGTTACAGCTAGTACTAATAAAGGATTTAATGGAACTTTACCTTACTCTTCACCTGAACAACTAGAAGGAGAAGAATTAGATAGTCGATCTGATATTTATAGCTTAGGTGTAATGATGTTTGAGATGCTTACAGGTGTCAAACCCTGGAAACCAGAAACCGATTTATTTGGTGCTTGGTATAAAGCACATCACTTTGAAGTACCGAAAGCGATCGCAGAGGTTAATCCTCAACTCCAACTTCCTCAGCAAATCAATGATTTAATTATGAGTTGTTTGGCAAAAGCACCTAGCGATCGCCCCCAAAGCATGACCGCAATCTTACAAGTATTAAACAGTTTAGAAAAGCCAAGTTATGCCATTTTGCCTAATAGTTTATCCTCCAAAACTGCGCCGAATATTCCTTTAGGATCTGAATTACTTTTAGCAATAGAAAAAAAATGCGGCCAATTCGTATGGCCTCGAAATAAACCCATCCAAGAAATTGTTTTTCCTCAACTAATAGATACTCCCCAAGGTAATATAGCAGCACTATGGCTGATGTTGCCTAAACAAGAAATTCAAAAACGTGTCCTTTCTAAGCGTCACAACCAATTTATCTTTATTACATCCCCCTACCCAATGCTGTTATGGGTGACACTCCTCTACAATCGGGAACTAGAGCCTAGATGGTTACCTTGTTATCTAGATATGCAAAATCCTCAAAATCATCAATTGGTGTCTTCATTAGCAGAAAATGAACGCTATCCCTTGATTTGCTTTACTCTAGAAACACCTAATTCCTGCACCAATGTGATTAGCAGTTATGTTGATCCAACTCAGCGGCAAATGTTGAAAGTCTGGGTAGAACAAAGTAAGCAACTACCGCCTTCTTCTCAACTTCAGTTGAGCAAACAATTATTAAAACAGCAGTATCAACAAATGCAATCTCGTATACTGCGGCACTTGGCATCAATACCCGACAGAACATTGCAGGGCATAGGGGAGGCAGTGCGGTCTTGGGGTCTCCCCAAGTAG
- a CDS encoding flavin-containing monooxygenase, which translates to MTIQHICIIGAGISGLVGAKTFTEEGYEVTVFEKQKGLGGVWEKSRTYTGLTTQNPRDTYAFSDYPMPASYPEWPTAEQVRNYLESYAQNFGILEKIQFQTEVIQVERKTDIQPKWVVSINSQDDNKPKQYEFDFVLVCNGLFNIPKVHTLPGKEDFIASGGQILHSTELNDISQLQGKRVIVVGFGRSATDIATSAATLAKECTLVFRHTLWKVPKFFFGLINLKYILLTRFTEAWLPYRNLQGIELKLHTIGKPLVWAFWQMNQIILRLQFGLDDCGMLPDQSMSQSVNCSTAIAPDNFYQYLNTGKLQSRKTTIAKFCNNGVELANGERLQADIVVFGIGFRQDVPFLEEKYRQMLIDDKGYFHLYRNLIHPDIPQLGFVGYNSSFFSPLTSEVGAWWLAEYAKGNLALPPRSEIIEDMETEFHWWQTHWSQGRGSGGCISPFNFHHLEQLIQDMGIKSHSRGWQKLVEVMMPVNPSAYKNIRQQLQAKRSSSINDSEICSI; encoded by the coding sequence ATGACGATTCAGCATATTTGTATCATTGGGGCTGGTATTAGTGGTTTAGTCGGAGCTAAGACCTTTACTGAAGAAGGTTACGAAGTAACTGTATTTGAGAAACAGAAAGGACTTGGTGGTGTATGGGAAAAGTCCCGGACTTATACAGGGCTAACTACTCAAAATCCCCGTGATACTTATGCTTTTTCTGATTATCCTATGCCTGCGTCCTATCCAGAGTGGCCTACAGCAGAGCAGGTAAGAAATTACTTGGAATCTTACGCGCAGAACTTTGGCATTTTAGAGAAGATTCAATTCCAAACAGAAGTCATTCAGGTTGAAAGGAAGACTGACATCCAACCAAAATGGGTAGTTAGCATCAACTCCCAGGATGATAATAAACCAAAGCAATACGAGTTTGATTTCGTCCTTGTATGTAACGGTCTGTTTAATATCCCAAAAGTGCATACATTACCTGGCAAGGAAGATTTTATCGCATCTGGAGGGCAGATATTACATTCCACCGAATTGAACGACATTTCCCAACTCCAGGGTAAGCGGGTAATCGTTGTTGGTTTTGGCAGATCTGCAACTGACATAGCCACCTCTGCTGCTACTTTAGCTAAAGAATGCACCCTTGTTTTCCGTCATACCTTGTGGAAAGTTCCGAAGTTTTTCTTCGGTTTAATCAATCTAAAGTACATTCTTTTAACCCGCTTTACAGAAGCTTGGTTGCCTTACCGTAATCTTCAAGGCATAGAATTAAAGTTACATACTATCGGCAAGCCCTTAGTGTGGGCTTTCTGGCAGATGAACCAAATTATCTTACGCTTGCAATTTGGTCTTGATGATTGTGGGATGTTGCCTGATCAATCCATGTCCCAATCGGTAAATTGTTCTACAGCGATCGCACCCGATAATTTTTATCAATATTTGAATACTGGCAAACTACAATCTAGAAAGACAACAATTGCCAAGTTTTGCAATAACGGAGTGGAATTAGCAAATGGTGAGCGATTACAAGCAGATATAGTCGTTTTCGGTATAGGATTTCGCCAAGACGTTCCTTTTCTGGAAGAAAAGTATCGTCAAATGCTAATCGATGACAAAGGCTACTTTCATCTCTACCGCAATCTTATTCACCCTGATATTCCTCAGCTAGGTTTTGTCGGCTATAATTCTAGTTTTTTTTCTCCATTAACTTCTGAAGTCGGAGCTTGGTGGTTAGCAGAATATGCTAAAGGCAATCTAGCTCTACCTCCACGCTCTGAAATAATCGAGGATATGGAGACAGAATTTCACTGGTGGCAAACTCACTGGTCGCAAGGTCGGGGTAGTGGAGGATGCATATCCCCATTTAACTTTCATCACCTCGAACAACTTATACAAGATATGGGGATAAAAAGTCACAGCAGAGGTTGGCAGAAACTTGTAGAAGTGATGATGCCAGTAAATCCATCCGCCTACAAAAATATTCGGCAACAATTGCAGGCAAAAAGGTCTTCATCTATAAATGATTCTGAAATATGTAGTATTTGA
- a CDS encoding response regulator produces the protein MSVETEEKHKTIFLVEDNKADIRLIQEALKNSLVPHQVVIVRDGVDAMAFLRQEGEYADAPRPDLILLDLNLPKKDGREVLAEIKADPVLKRIPVVVLTTSKNEDDIFHSYDLHVNCYITKSRNLNQLFQIVKGIEDFWLSIVTLPSQ, from the coding sequence GTGAGCGTAGAAACGGAAGAAAAACACAAAACAATATTTTTGGTTGAGGATAATAAAGCCGATATCCGCTTAATTCAAGAAGCCTTAAAAAATAGCTTAGTGCCTCACCAAGTGGTGATAGTTAGAGATGGCGTAGACGCTATGGCTTTTTTACGTCAAGAAGGCGAGTATGCTGATGCACCCCGCCCCGACTTGATTTTGCTAGACTTAAACTTGCCCAAAAAGGATGGTCGAGAGGTGCTGGCCGAGATCAAAGCTGACCCTGTACTCAAACGCATTCCAGTAGTAGTATTGACAACCTCAAAAAACGAGGATGACATTTTCCATAGCTACGACTTGCATGTAAACTGCTACATCACTAAATCTCGCAACCTCAATCAGCTATTCCAAATTGTCAAGGGAATTGAGGATTTCTGGCTTTCTATCGTTACATTACCATCGCAATGA
- a CDS encoding tryptophan halogenase family protein: protein MSDEYIKNIVIVGGGSAGWMTAAYLSKALDKNVHITLIESSNITTIGVGEATFSTIKLFFDFLGLQEYEWMPKCHATYKMGIKFVDWNAKRQHFYHPFQRYEVIDGFDISEWWLKIKKNQEPFDYACFLIPWLCDNQKSPRYLDGQVFDEKVQNEFSSQHIAKKNILNNLKIQYPYAYHFDANLLAKFMKDFAMCRGVKQIVDDVIDVKLTEDGNIDHINTKEHGSINGDIFIDCTGFRGLLINKVLGEPFISYAESLLCDSAIAMQLPTDMQKNGIKPYTTATALNNGWVWNTPLYSRSGSGYVYSSAFISPEEAEKEFREHLGEACDNCKASHIKMKVGRNRNSWVKNCVAIGLSSGFVEPLESSGIFFIQHAIEELVNHFPNKSSNEEIINSYNKVIADCIDGVRDFLILHYYASDRVDTEFWKATKHNIKVPEELREKFKLWKNRLPNNKNINPKFHGFESYSYSVMLLGLNYMPESSLPVLEHVEDQNAKATFMAIQERANYLSATLPSHYEYLTHVIKSQEQSEYLDANNLVSSYSNENNLAGSKESLQIVV from the coding sequence ATGTCCGACGAATATATTAAGAATATTGTAATCGTTGGTGGTGGTTCTGCTGGTTGGATGACTGCTGCTTATCTAAGCAAAGCTTTAGATAAAAATGTTCATATTACTTTGATTGAATCATCTAATATCACAACAATTGGAGTTGGCGAGGCAACTTTTAGTACTATCAAGTTATTCTTTGATTTTCTGGGTTTACAAGAATATGAATGGATGCCCAAATGTCATGCTACCTATAAAATGGGGATTAAATTTGTTGACTGGAATGCTAAAAGACAACATTTTTATCATCCCTTTCAGAGATATGAAGTAATAGATGGTTTTGATATCTCTGAATGGTGGCTGAAAATCAAGAAAAATCAAGAACCATTCGATTATGCCTGTTTTTTAATACCCTGGCTATGTGACAATCAAAAATCTCCCAGATATCTGGATGGGCAGGTTTTTGATGAGAAAGTTCAAAATGAATTTTCCTCTCAACATATTGCTAAGAAAAATATCCTTAATAATTTAAAGATTCAGTACCCTTATGCCTATCATTTTGATGCTAATCTGCTGGCAAAATTTATGAAAGATTTTGCAATGTGTAGGGGTGTAAAACAAATTGTTGATGATGTGATAGATGTAAAGCTAACAGAAGACGGAAACATAGATCACATCAATACTAAAGAACATGGTAGTATTAATGGCGACATTTTTATAGACTGTACTGGTTTTCGTGGTCTGTTGATTAATAAAGTTTTGGGTGAGCCATTTATTTCTTATGCAGAGTCGTTACTTTGCGACAGCGCGATCGCCATGCAGTTACCAACCGATATGCAAAAAAACGGTATTAAACCCTATACAACAGCAACTGCACTAAACAATGGTTGGGTGTGGAATACGCCATTGTATAGCAGAAGTGGCTCAGGGTACGTTTACTCCAGTGCATTTATTTCTCCAGAGGAGGCTGAAAAAGAATTTAGAGAGCATTTGGGAGAAGCTTGTGATAATTGCAAAGCATCTCATATCAAGATGAAAGTTGGACGTAACCGCAACTCATGGGTGAAAAACTGCGTAGCAATTGGTCTTTCTAGTGGATTTGTAGAACCGCTAGAGTCTAGTGGAATCTTCTTCATTCAACATGCGATCGAAGAATTAGTTAATCATTTTCCCAATAAATCATCCAATGAAGAGATAATTAACAGTTACAACAAAGTTATTGCCGATTGCATAGATGGTGTCCGGGACTTCTTGATCCTCCATTACTATGCCAGTGACAGAGTAGACACAGAGTTTTGGAAGGCAACAAAGCACAATATTAAAGTTCCAGAAGAACTACGTGAAAAATTCAAGTTATGGAAAAATAGGCTGCCAAATAATAAAAACATCAATCCGAAATTTCACGGTTTTGAATCTTACTCTTATTCAGTTATGTTGCTGGGGTTAAATTACATGCCAGAAAGCAGCTTACCTGTTCTAGAGCATGTTGAAGACCAAAATGCCAAAGCCACATTTATGGCAATTCAAGAAAGAGCTAATTATCTAAGTGCTACTTTGCCCTCACATTATGAATACTTGACTCATGTGATCAAGTCTCAAGAACAGTCAGAGTATCTCGATGCAAATAACTTGGTTTCCTCGTATTCCAATGAAAATAACTTGGCTGGTTCAAAAGAATCTCTGCAAATAGTAGTGTAA